A region of the Litchfieldia alkalitelluris genome:
ATTTTTTAAAAACCCCAGATTCAATGTGAATCTGGGGTTTTTTCATACTTTATTTAATTATTTTGCTGATAAATCCTAACCTGGTTCCTTCCAAAACCCTTGGCTTCATATAAAGCTTGGTCTGCTCGGTCCAACAAAGATTCCGCTGTGTCACTAGGCTGATAACTTTCCACTCCGAAACTAGTTGTTACTCCTCCTGCAACAGGAAATGTATAGTGCTCGATATTGCGCCTAATCTCTTCTGCAACTATAGCTGCTTTTTCTTTTGAATACCCTGGTAAAATAATTACAAATTCCTCACCACCCCATCTACCAAACTTAGCCACTTTTGGGATGTGTTGAGTAACCAGGTTTGAAAGATCTTTTAAAATATTGTCGCCCGTAACATGTCCAAAGTTATCATTGATTTTTTTAAAATGATCAATGTCAAAGAATATAATAGAGAAACTAGTATTCGTTCTTGCTTCAATTAAAGTTTCTACCCATGAGTAAACCATTCTTCGATTACCAATACCCGTTAAATAGTCTTGAAATGCTAGCTTCTCTAAAAATTCAGATTCCGTATAAGTTTTGATAATGTTTCGCGCAAAAAACAAAAAGCCAATATAAACAAGATTCGAAAGGTGATATTGGAGGATAGCGTTTGTAGCCTCGTCTGGAACAGAGTCCCAGAAAATGACACCCATCGCTAGGGTTATTGACCAGAGAATTATCGAAAAAACGCTTCCAACCCGAGCATTTAAAGTAACAAAAATATAAACAAAAACTAACGGTGTCCATAATGTCGCATTTCCAGTTGTTAGTTCCTGGTTTAAAACCATGTCTCCATAAATAATATCGAATGATTTCATCAGATGAAGAATACTGATAATTAGAAGATTAAATAGTTCAACAAACCGAAAAAATCGTTTGTTGTACAACAATACAAATGCAGTAATATACCAGATGACTAGTAAAGAAGATGTAATTTGATTAAATTGATCTATGGAGCTCCAATTCATTAAATTTACCAGTAAAGCTAAAATTAAAACTGGTAACATCCATAAATAGATACGAAGTTTAAACTCTTGAAACTTATTAAGTGTTACTTTCATTGTATTCATCTCCAATGGACGAAAGGTTGTCCTCCTCATCCGAGTTTCAATTAGAGCTATCTCGAGAAGACCTTTCCTATTAGAAAACGGTAACTGGCTGGCATACTCTAGAAAAGAGCTTAGCCCCTATAGCTTTGCGTATTCACCTTTCAATGAATTTGCCCTACACCTAAAACTATAAAAATAGTACTTTTTTACTATCATAATTTAAATATTATTATAAATCAATGAATAAAGAATGACCAGCGCCAACATCAATTGGGGGTGGTTATTCTTTATTAAAATATAAGATCATACTATAATTTTAAGGCTCTTTTCTGAAAGATTGCTGCTATCTGCCTTAATTAAAATGAATAAACACTATCTTTCAGCGTAACGGGGAGAAACAATACAATCAGTAAATGAATTAGCAGAACAATTGCATAGCTATTTGGTCTCTTCATTTACTTTTAAGTCTTGATTTAATGGGATTTCACCTTAGAATAGCACTATTTAGCTTAGCAATTTATCTGATGCATAATAACTATTATTCAGTGTGGAAATTGTCAATGCGAAATTTCCTGATAAACTATTGTAAAACAAAGGAAGTTTGATCATGAATCGAGTGATCAAAGGGATACTTAAAATAAATGGATATTTTCCCTTTAAACTGCAGAATATAGCTTGGTTAGGGGTAATTAAGGGGAATTTTTCCCTTTAATCAAAGCACAATCAACCTACTTTCATGTTTTTCAAGTAAATAGAGGGAATTTTGACCTCTATATTAACTATTTTCTGTCTCATTTCCTAATTAAGGGAAGTTTCTCTCCTTATTTTATCAGCCCATGATAGATGAATGTTATAAGTAAAAAAGCTCGGGAAAAACTTCCCGAGCTTTTCACTATTTTAGGTGCGAATAGGATTGATAAATCATATTCTTTTACCTGTGCATTTTCCTTTGTTAAATCCATCTTCACTCCACAAAGGATCCTGTTATTTTCAACATTAAGGTTTAGTTTCAAAAGAAAAGCTACCATTCTTCCTATTTCATATAGGATTTTATAGACCTTTTAAAGCAACAAAGTTTACGAGAAGACCCAATATTATATAAATAATAAGAGACTAACAGCCATAACAGCCATACCTGCAATTAAACCATAAATAGATAAGTGTGTTTCATCGTATTTTTTGGCTGCTGGTAATAATTCATCAAGGGAAATAAAGACCATGATTCCTGCAACAGCAGCGAAGATTATTCCGAACATCACATCATTTAAATATGGCATTAGAAATAAGAAAGCAACTACTGCACCTAAGGGCTCGGATAGTCCAGATAAAAATGATAATTTGAAGGCTTTCTTCTTATCACCTGTTGCATAATAAATCGGTACCGAAACTGCAACACCTTCTGGTATATTATGAATGGCTATTGCCACCGCAATTGCAACCCCCATCAAAGGATCTTGCAATGCCGCTGTAAAGGTAGCTATACCCTCTGGGAAATTATGAATCGCAATTGCAAGAGCTGTAAAAGTCCCCATCTTCAATAAAGCTGGGTCCTTTGAAGGATCCTTGGGTGCATTCATATCCTCAACCTTTTTCAGTTCATGCGGATTACCTTGTTTTGGGATAAACTTATCAATCGCTGCAATTAATAGCATTCCACCAAAGAAGCCTACAACTGTCATCCAACTCCCCATTTGAAGTCCGAGTGCGGATGTAAGTGAATCCTGAGCCTTTACAAAAATTTCAACCATCGATACATAAATCATTACCCCTGCTGAAAAACCAAGTGCTACTGATAAAAATTTCGTATTAGTGGTTGATGTAAAAAAAGCTAAAAGACTTCCAATTCCAGTGGCTAGACCTGCCATCAATGTTAAGGCAAACGCAAACAACAAATTTTCAGCCATTATTCTCTCTCCTTTAAATAAGCTTTTCGCTAGTCTTTATAATGCATTAATATTACCTTTTAATATCTATGCATTAGGTATCCATTTTGTTAATAGTTTACCTAATCCATTTAAGTTTCCCTAAGGAAACTTATGTGTAAAAAAATAGGATATTCGATTATATGATAGGAATTTTTTTATTGTTAAAAAATTCTATATATTTTAATTTAGTGATACACATCCTTTTTGTCAAATTTAATTAAACTGCACACTTTCACCTTGACCACAATTGTTTCCTTAGGGAAACTTTTATATAAAAAAATATTTATAATTAACCTTATGCTCTAAAAACAAATTTGTGAACTTATTTTTCATTTATTATAAATTTATCTTCACATAGCACATTTGTCAATCATAATTTATACTAGGCGTTTTCATTAGAGTAGGTCAGAGTACGCATTGTTGTTAAGAATCGTTTTATGAACTATAATTTAAGAATAATTAACTAAGGGGAAAATAAATGAAAACTACACCCAGTATGGAAGATTATATTGAACAAATCTATATCTTAATCAACAAAAAGGGTTATGCACGCGTTTCGGATATCGCAGAAAACCTCTCAGTACTCCCCTCTTCAGTAACGAAAATGGTTCAAAAACTCGATGAGGATGAATACCTAAATTATGAAAAGTATAGAGGGCTCAGTCTCACAACCAAGGGCGAAAAACTAGGGCACCGACTTGTTTATCGTCATGATTTATTAGAGGAATTCCTTGAAATTATAGGTGTTAAACCTGATAATATTTATAATGATGTAGAGGGAATTGAACATCACTTAAGTTGGGATGCAATTGATCGCATTGGGGATCTTGTTCAATACTTTAAAAATGAACCAAAACGAATTGAGGAATTACGGAACGTTAGTGGTGAGAAATCATAATAACCTACTCAAAACGATCAGACTAGTTTTTTAGTCTGATCGTTTTTCAGCAATCTTCTTTTCATTAAAAATACCCGCTAGCTTCTCTTTCATTTCGCTCGATGTCACTATACAACTGGTTGAAAACCACTTGAGCTTTATTTTCAATTCAAATGTACCATTAACCTTTTTTGAAAATCCGTAAAATCTATGTGTGACATTTATAGGAACAAACTCAAAGGCTTTTATCCTTTTCCAGGAGATAAATCTACTTCTACTAATAATACCTTCTTCAATTACAGCAAATACATTAAAAAGATTGTGAGCGTGAAAGAGTGGCAGAAATAAACAAAAAAAATAAGGTGAAGGATGTAAACAAAACCCCCATCACCAAACCTACAACAATTGCTATGGAAAATGACTTACACGTATAGCCTTTAAAATCCACTATAGAAACAGATCGGTCCACCTTCTTTATATGAAAGAATAAACCAATGTTTACAGTAATTAAAAGAATCGCCATCATAATGAGCATAAACCTCAGATCTAAAAAGGACATGTTATCTGTTGAAGCACGATTAACATATGCTTGAAAAAACATAATTCCACTTAATACAAGATTTGCGAGAAACCCCATTCTCCTTTGCCTATACCATTCATTTCCCATTTTCTCTTTCTCATATTCTGCTACTTGCTCATAAATGGGAATGAGTGATTTTGTTGAGTTCTTTTTCAATAGACCGTAAATAGATTGAACGAATATAATAATCCCTAAGCTAAGGAAAAATAACCCCATTTGTAACTTTAGAATATTAATCGTTATAAAATAAATGAATACAGATAGGACTAGAAGGAAATTTGTATAAACCAATTGCTTACGTCTCATAGATTGGATTGAATTCATTGTGATTCCCCACTAACTAAAAATTAGATTTATATTATTACTTACGATAATAGTTGAAAAAAGTTTCAATTAAAAAAGGAGTCCATCTTGGATAAAGATGGACTCCTTTTTCTAAGCAAGGTTGAACTTACTGTTCATTAACGGCAATCGCAATTGGATTTAAGCATAAAACCCCTACTCACATCACTTCATTATTCTGGAATATATGGTAATTCACCGACCTTCGGAATATTGATCACATGTGTATTTGTATAGGTTAAAAGTCCTTCTTTCCCATATTCCTGTCCAAATCCAGATTGTTTAACACCACCAAATGGGAAGCGCACATCTAGCCCTTGAACTGCGGCAGTATTTATCATTGTAGTTCCAGCCTGAATTTGTTTTGCAACTTTCACCGCATCTTCCTCTTTACCCCAAACAGAACTAGTTAAGCCATAAATACTGTCATTTACTAAATTAATTGCATCCTTTTCATCATCAAAAGGTAATATTGGAACTGTTGGTCCAAATTGCTCTTCGACAACAATTGGATCGTTATTATCTGCTCCCAAAACGACTGTGGGTTGCATAAAATAGCCTGTATTAAACAAGTCCTCATCAAGCACCTTACCGAGTTTAATCACTTTAGCCCCTTTACTTTCTGCATCATCAATTAAACTTTGAACATGATCTATTTGTTTCTTGTTATTAACTGGGCCAATGGTAACGTCCTTATTAAATGGATCCCCTACTCTAATCCACTTGTTTGCAGCCTCAATGTAATTTTCAACGAACGGTTTATAAATTGATTTGTCAACGTATATCCTTTTAGCAATCATACATATTTGCCCAGCAGTTAAGAAATTTGAAATAACGAGTCGACGCATTGCTCTCTCATCATTTACATCGAAGGTTTTCAGGAAAATGGCCGCATCATTTCCACCTAATTCCAGTGTTATATGCTTTAAGGTATCCGCAGCAGAACGCATGATATGTTTCCCTGTTTCAGTTCCGCCCGTAAAGGCAATTTTAGATACTTTTGGATTGGAGGTTAATTCAACACCTACTTCACTCTCTCCATGGACTAAGTTAAGGACCCCATTAGGAAACTCACTAGAAACCAGCTCGATTACCTTACTTACAGCAAGCGGAGCAAATGGACTCGGTTTTAAAACCATCGTATTACCTGCTAGTAGGGCAGGAGCAATCTTTATTGTAGAAAGGGCCAACGGATAATTCCAAGGTATAATTGCTGACACTACCCCAATTGCATCTTTAGCAATAATTGTTTTTCCATATTCATGTTCGTGAACTTCACTTTTCAATACTTCCTTAGCATTAGCACACGCATATTCCATCCAAGCTAATGTTACTCCTACTTCTCCATTGGAATCATATAGCGGTTTCCCGTGTTCTCTTGATAGCAATTCTGTAATTTCTGGAGTTGCATCTTTAATCTTTTTTATCGCCTTTCTCATACGTTCAATTCGATCTTCAATAGGAGTTTCTGCCCAACTAGGAAAAGCATTATGAGCAGAATTAATCGCCAATATCGCTTCTTCGCGCGTGTTAACCGGTGCATAACCAACAATTTCGCTTGGACGCGTTGGGTTTTCACGTGGAGCCAGTTTTTTAGTTTTGAATTTTTTCCCATCAATTATTGCATCAACCACAATTTGCTCTTGTTTCATAAAATCAACTCTCCTCTTAATCTTTTTATATCATTGTTTGTATCCTATCATGATTAAAAGGTTATAGTGTAATTGATAAAAGTTATCAGTTGTTATAACTAATAACTATAGCATCTATTCTTTAGTGACTAGTCACTGTCATCAAAAGTATAAAACTAATTTATTGGTTATACACTCCTCAGGAAAAAACAGCATCACAGCTCGTTTTCTACATAAGCATTATTGATAAAAGGTCAGTTGGACGAAAACCCCAGGAATGCGCTAATGCGGGCTATGCAATTAATATCGATAAAAAACTTAAATATCCTAAACTTATTCTTTATCCGTGAAGAGCATTTTCGACAAATGATCAACCCCGGTTCTCAGTTTTGAACTAATTGTACATAAAAGTACCCGATAGTGCAGACCTTTTTAAGTTGTCTACTCTATCGGGTACAGTTTAGAGGGTGCCTTCTTTTAAAATAAGTTGCGAGACACACTCCACATGCGCCGTATGAGGAAACATGTCAACAGGTTGTACATAATTCACTTTATAATTCTTTGATAATGTTTTAATATCTTTTGCTAATGTAGATGGATTACAAGATACATACACAAGTTTCTTCGGTTTTACCTTCATGACTGTTTCGAGTAGCTTTGAATCACAACCAGTTCGAGGTGGATCAACGACAACAACATCCGGTTTCCAGCCTTCTTTAACCCATTTTGGTAACCATTCTTCCGCTTTACCTGTAACATATGTAGCATTATCGATTCCATGTCTTTTGGCGTTCTTTTTCGCATCCGCGATCGCCTCACCAATGGTATCCATTCCTCTTAGTTCTGCTGCATCCTTAGCAAGCCAAAGGCCAATTGTTCCAACTCCACAGTATGCATCAACAATTTTCTCGTTTCCTGTTAACTGTGCTGCTTTTTTAACTTCATCATACAACTTTACGGTTTGGTATGGATTTAACTGAAAAAATGCCC
Encoded here:
- a CDS encoding GGDEF domain-containing protein is translated as MKVTLNKFQEFKLRIYLWMLPVLILALLVNLMNWSSIDQFNQITSSLLVIWYITAFVLLYNKRFFRFVELFNLLIISILHLMKSFDIIYGDMVLNQELTTGNATLWTPLVFVYIFVTLNARVGSVFSIILWSITLAMGVIFWDSVPDEATNAILQYHLSNLVYIGFLFFARNIIKTYTESEFLEKLAFQDYLTGIGNRRMVYSWVETLIEARTNTSFSIIFFDIDHFKKINDNFGHVTGDNILKDLSNLVTQHIPKVAKFGRWGGEEFVIILPGYSKEKAAIVAEEIRRNIEHYTFPVAGGVTTSFGVESYQPSDTAESLLDRADQALYEAKGFGRNQVRIYQQNN
- the zupT gene encoding zinc transporter ZupT → MAENLLFAFALTLMAGLATGIGSLLAFFTSTTNTKFLSVALGFSAGVMIYVSMVEIFVKAQDSLTSALGLQMGSWMTVVGFFGGMLLIAAIDKFIPKQGNPHELKKVEDMNAPKDPSKDPALLKMGTFTALAIAIHNFPEGIATFTAALQDPLMGVAIAVAIAIHNIPEGVAVSVPIYYATGDKKKAFKLSFLSGLSEPLGAVVAFLFLMPYLNDVMFGIIFAAVAGIMVFISLDELLPAAKKYDETHLSIYGLIAGMAVMAVSLLLFI
- a CDS encoding aldehyde dehydrogenase family protein, translated to MKQEQIVVDAIIDGKKFKTKKLAPRENPTRPSEIVGYAPVNTREEAILAINSAHNAFPSWAETPIEDRIERMRKAIKKIKDATPEITELLSREHGKPLYDSNGEVGVTLAWMEYACANAKEVLKSEVHEHEYGKTIIAKDAIGVVSAIIPWNYPLALSTIKIAPALLAGNTMVLKPSPFAPLAVSKVIELVSSEFPNGVLNLVHGESEVGVELTSNPKVSKIAFTGGTETGKHIMRSAADTLKHITLELGGNDAAIFLKTFDVNDERAMRRLVISNFLTAGQICMIAKRIYVDKSIYKPFVENYIEAANKWIRVGDPFNKDVTIGPVNNKKQIDHVQSLIDDAESKGAKVIKLGKVLDEDLFNTGYFMQPTVVLGADNNDPIVVEEQFGPTVPILPFDDEKDAINLVNDSIYGLTSSVWGKEEDAVKVAKQIQAGTTMINTAAVQGLDVRFPFGGVKQSGFGQEYGKEGLLTYTNTHVINIPKVGELPYIPE
- the mntR gene encoding transcriptional regulator MntR, coding for MKTTPSMEDYIEQIYILINKKGYARVSDIAENLSVLPSSVTKMVQKLDEDEYLNYEKYRGLSLTTKGEKLGHRLVYRHDLLEEFLEIIGVKPDNIYNDVEGIEHHLSWDAIDRIGDLVQYFKNEPKRIEELRNVSGEKS